The window ATGCTTATTCGGCATATCCGCAGGCGCCTGGCCATTTTCCAGCTGCATGAACATGCCGTGCAGATGCATCGGATGCGCCATCATGCTGTCATTGATGAATTTCAGCCGGATGCGCTCGCCGTATTTCACCTTCAGCGGCTCAGCATCGCTGAATTTCTTGCCGTTGATGGTCCAGACATAGCGCTCCATGGTGCCGCCTAAGCGGATCACCAGCTCGCTTTCCGCGCTGCGGGTGTCCGGCTGCGGGGTTAAAGCTTTCAGGTCGCTGTACTGCAGCGCCTTGTCGCCTTGAGGGATCGATGCATTGGCCCAGCCGTAAACCGGGGCTTGCGCCTGAGATGCGCCGGCAGCAGCTGGCTGCGCATGCTGGGAGTGATCCGCAGCTGCCGGGATTGCAGGCGTCTGGCGGTTCATTTTGGAGTGATCCATATTCTGCATCGCGCCATGATTCATCATTGAATGATCCATGCCCTGCCTCGCGTCATGATTCATCTTTGAATGATCCATGCCTTTCATTTCGCCATCATTCATTTTGGAATGGTCCATGCCTTCCATCGAGCCATGCCCCATGTCTTCCATCGTCAGCAGCGAACGCGGGCGCGGCGCAGGCATGCGGATGCCCTGCTGAGGCAGCGCCTGATTCTGCAAGGTGCCCAGCGCATAGCCTGAGCGGTCAATCGACTCGGCTTCAATCTGGTAATGCCCTGCCTTCGGCTCCACCACCACATCATAGGTTTCCGCCGTGCCGATGCGGAATTCATCCACAGCAACCGGCTGCACCGGCTGGCCGTCTGCGCTGACCACCGTCATTTTCAAATCGGGAATGCGCACATCAAAAAATGACATGGCCGAGGCATTGATAAAGCGCAAGCGGATTTTTTCATTCGGCTGGAACATGCCTGTCCAGTTCTGCTGCGGGGTTTTGCCGTTAATCAGGAAGGTATAGCCGGTGACATCCGACATGTCGGTTTTCAGCATGCGCATCTGATTCCACATTTTGCGGTCAGACCATGCCGCCTTCAGGCCGTCACGCTTGACCTGCTTCCACACATCGCCCAGGGTTTCGCGCTGGTCCTGATAATATTCTGCGGAAATCTTCAGATTTTTCTGAATCCGGTCGCTGCTCTGCTCATGGAAATCCGACAGCATCACCACATAGTCGCGCTCAGCCTGCTCATGCGGCGCCAGCGGCTTTTTGCCTTTAGGATAAATCACCAGCGAGCCGTACAGCCCGTCCTGCTCCTGGCCTTTGGAATGCGCGTGATACCAGTAGGTTCCGCTCTGGCGGACTTTGAATTTATAGACAAATTCTTCATCCGGGCTGATGCCGTTAAAGCCGTTGAAGCCCGGCACGCCATCCATGATTCCGGGCAGCAGCAGGCCATGCCAGTGAATGGATGAATCTTTATTTTTAAGCTTGTTCTTGACCCGGATCACCGCATTGTCGCCTTCCTCAAATTCGAGAAGCGGCGCCGGAAACTGGCCGTTGACCGTAATGCGCTTGAGGGCTTTTCCGGTGACATTGACCGGGCCTTCCTCAATGGTAAGCTGATACTCTTTTACCGCGGCGAATACCCACGATGACGATACAAGGCATACGCCTGCAAGCAGGCTTTGACTGAATTTAATAGACATGGCTTAATCCTGTTATTTAAAAATAATGTTTTAAAATAAGGATTAAGCTTTAGGCGGGCGCAGCAGCTCCAGTTTGTGGCCTTGCAGGTGCTGCGCGGTGTAAATGGCGTTCGGCGGTTCTGAAAATGCGCTCAGCGCCGGCAGCTGCAAATGCAGCGGCTGCATTTCCAGAGAGGCAGGCGCCGCCTGGCAATGCCACAGCGCGCAGCCGCCGCATTGCGTGGCGCCGTCCATGCTCTGCATGTCTGAGGCGCAATGCACAGAGGCCTGTCCAGCCTTGATTTTTGCGCCGGGCTGATGGCAGTCCGGCATCTGCATATTGGATGCATCATGCTGCACCGCCTGATGCGCTGAATGCTGCTGATGCTGCGCGGAAGCTGCCGACTGGATTGCAGAAGCGCTTGCCATCATCAGCTGATGCGCCGGTTTTTGCGCTGCAAGGGCAACACTGCTCCATCCGATGACAAATGCCATCAGAAAAGCGAAGCCTGCATGCCGCTGCAAAAATTTCAGCAAAGTTATTCTGCCTTCAACAAATCTATAAATCCCGGCTGGGCAGTGGCGCCCAGTTTTCCGCAGCCATTCAAAAACAGCTGCTGGATTTCTATCATAAAGAACTGCAGGCTTATGCACAACTTTTTAAATTTATTCTGAAATCGGATTAGCCGTCGGCCGCGCCGCTGCTGAAACAAAGCAGCGCTATTTTCAGGCAGCATTATTTTCAACCAAAGATGAATAAACATCCAGCAATTCAGGCGCTTCAGTCAAGAAAAAAAGGACTCAAACGAGTCCTTTTTATACAATTTACGTCTAATTAATAAGCTATTGATGCGTAATCGCTTATTAATTAAACAGATTATCCATGCGGTTATCTACATAGATATCCATACAGTTAACCACAAAGTTATCCACAGACTGCGAGCAACTTATTGCTGAAACTTATGCATCAACTGCGCCGACTTTCGCCAGCTCAGCGCGCATTTCATCAATCACAGCTTTGTAATCCGGCTTGCCGAAAATCGCCGAACCCGCGACAAACATGTCAGCGCCCGCTTCCGCAATGGCGCGGATATTGGCCGGCCCAACGCCGCCGTCCACTTCCAGGCGGATGTCGCGGCCTGAAGCATCAATAATTTTGCGCGCATGGCGCAGCTTTTCCAGCGTCATTGGAATGAATTTCTGGCCGCCAAAGCCCGGGTTGACGCTCATCAGCAGGATCTGATCCACTTTATCCAGCGCATAGTCCAGATAATGCAGCGGCGTAGCCGGGTTGAATACCAGTCCGGCTTTCGCGCCGCCGTCTTTGATCAGCTGCAGCGAGCGGTCAATATGGTGGGTGGCTTCCGGATGAAAGGTGATAATGTCCGCGCCGGCTTCCAGAAAGTCGCCAATCATGCGGTCAACCGGAGAAACCATCAAATGCACATCAATCGGCGCCTGAATGCCATATTTTTTCAGCGCCTTGCAGATGCCCGCGCCAAAGGTCAGATTCGGCACATAGTGGTTGTCCATCACGTCAAAGTGGACAACATCTGCGCCGGCCTGCAGCACATTTTCAACGTCTTCGCCTAAGCGGGCAAAGTCAGCGGACAGGATAGAGGGCGCAATTAAATAAGGCTTGGACATTCGGGAACCTGGCTATCGGGGAGTATGATTTGCCCCATTATAACAAAACCGGCCTGCCGGCGCTTCCCCCGCTACGCTGTTGCGCAGATAAAACGCAGCGTTGCAGATTTTGCCTTTTGCTTATTTTCAGAATCGCTTATGGTCAAGATTATTCTGAAAAATTCTTGCAATACGGATCACTGAAATGGCAGTCAAAACACAGGCGCACATTGCAACCCAGCAGGCCAGCCGCATGGCGAAGCGCCTGCTCAATCACTGGAAGCATAAATTTGAAGTGGCTGAGCATGGGCAGCTGCTGCAGATTTTCATGCCTTCCGCCACGGTGGATTTAAGGCCGCAGGCGGATCATCTGGCGGTGGAAATCACGGCGCAGCAGGCGGATGCAGACCTGCCGATGCTGGAACAGGTGGTGCTGGAGCATTTAATTCGCATGGGGCAGGAGCCGCTGCAGGCGGCATGGCAGCGCTCGGATTAACAGCATTCCGGAAAAATCACCGCTGGGGCTTGGAGGCCTGCTGCGCATGAAAGCGCTTCACCGCTTCAATCCGCTCATAGGTTGCCGGATGTGAACTGAGAAAATCCTGCCAAGAACGCTCCCTGCTGACTTTCTCGCCGGCATTGTCTGCAAGGCGCTGCAGGAAGTTGGCATAGTGGATAGTCTGAATATGATGCTGCTGCATAGTGTTCAAGGCATACAGGTCGGCTTCGGACTCAAAGTCCCGCGAATAGCCCGCGCCAATCAAGGCCACAGGCAGCGTGGTCAGCAGATCCGAGCTGTCGCCGGTAATCATCAGCAGCATAGCGCTGATGCCCAGGCTGGACAGCGCCTGCTGCAGGCTGTGGCGCTGCGCCAGATGCCCCTGCTCATGCGCCAGCACGCCCAGCAGCTCATCATCATTTTGCGCCAGCTGCACCAGTTCATCGGTGACAATAATGGTATTGTTGGGAATCGCCAAGGCATTGGCGCCAATGCTGCCGCCGCTGCGGAAAACCACTTTTGCCGGCTGCGCGCCGGCCGCCAGCTGCCGGTATTTAAGCCGCAGCGCATCGCGCCGCGCCAGCGGCAGCTGCGTGGCCCCGGTGATGTCCATAATATAATCTTCCGCCTGATCGCCCCAGCTGTTCATGGTGTGCGCCGGCAGCTGATGGGCTGCGTAATATGACGCAGCCGGCAGGCCCCATTTGACCGCAGCGAAAGCCGCGGCTGCCGCAAACAGCACGCTGAAAAGAATCAGGCTGGGCGTGCGCTCCAGCTTCCAGATGGAGTGCGCACGCGCCTTGCTGCCCAGATTGAACCATTCCGGCAGCGGCCCCTGAAATTCCAGCCGTGCATCATCCTTCAGTTCAATGATCGGCTGAATTGCGCCCAATGCTCCAATCAAGACCATATCGGCATAGGCATAGCGCCGCTGCTGCTCCAGCTGCAGGCCGTATTTCACCAGCACCGCCTGATTATCCAGCGCCAGCACCTGCGCCGGCTGCGGCCGGGCGCTGATTCCATCGTAAAAAACCGCTTCAGCAGCAGGGTTCATCGGCATCTCCTGCGCTTAGAGCGAAATATCCAGGTCAAAAATATCGCTAAGCTCTTCAGCAATCGCGCTGTGGTCCTGCTGCAGCTGATTGATTAAATGATCCGGATGGTCAATCAGCACCAGCTTTAAGGATTCGGCCTGATACTTGTACAGGCGGATGGCGGCCCACGGCGTCAGCAGCCCCAGCGAAATGATTTTGGCCAGCCAGTTGCTCATGATGATCCAGGCATAGCGCCATTGATTGCAGTCTGTGGTGAACTGGCTGCGGTTCAGCGTGGTGCTGTTCCATGAGGTAATGAAAATCCGCGCCAGCATCAGCGGCCAAATCAGCAGATAGGCCGCTAAATAGCCGGCGCCAAACATCCCTGCATAATGGCTAAGGCTCAGGCCGCTGGTGGTGCTGAACAGCAGCGCCAGCACGGCCGCCAGCAGCGCCACCGCGCCGATGAATAGAAACACCGGCATATACATGGCGCGCATATACGCGGGCCAATCTGCATTCAGCTGGAAGCTCAGCTGCCCGGCATACAGCTGGTTCAGGCACTCGCGCTTATACAGCCAAACCGCAACCGGAAAAAACAGCCCGGTGGTGAAGACGGTGACCAGAACGCATTTCAGAAAGCACCAATATGCGCTTTTATTGCTGCCGGCGAAAAAGAAGCGGCTGTTGCCGAATTTGCTGTTGCGCGCGCGGAAACGGATGCTGGAGCGGACCAGCCACGGCACCGCAAAGAAAATCAGCAGCAGGCCGCCCAGCACCATGCTGGCCGAATGGTTCATGGCGTAGGTAAATGCGCCGTAGACCAGCAGCGCAATAATCCGCCCGGCCAGAATTTTCACGGGCACGCCGGTAAAATCAAAGCGGCGCTGGATAAACCAGGTATTGCCGTAAAAGTAGCGCAGGCGGCGCACTTTGGCCCACGGCGCATAAAAGCCCAGGGTAATGATGGTCAGTAAAATATTGACGATCCATATGCCGAAATATTCAGCGGCGGTGCCCTTGAAGCGGAAAGCGTACTGCCGGCCCAAAGCAAAGGGCGCTGCGACTTCCTGCGCGTCAAAAGCCTCCGCCAGGGCTAAGGATCGATCGGGGTTCTGCGCGGTATACTGTTCTGAATTCTGCATGAATGCGCCTTATCTTTATTTTAATAATAGGTTGCCGGATCTGTTCTTGCAGCGCCGCTGTTCCCCGGCGGAATGCAGCGCTTGAATTGCAGCAGGCTTTTTTATGAATTCTGCAGCTGCAGCGCATGGAACTGCAGGTGGTCATCCATAAAGCTCTGAATGAAATAATAGCCGTGATCATAGCCGGCGTGTTCGCGCAGCGTCAGCGCCTGCCCTGCCTGCTCGCAGGCCTGCTGAAACAGCGCAGGGTTCAGCTGGCTGTAAAACTGGTCATTCAGGCCCTGATCAATCAGGATTTCACTGAAGAGGGCGCCCTTGCTTTGCATCAGCGCCGCGGCGTCATGCGCCAGCCAAGCCTGCTGATCATCCCCCAGATAATTTGAAAAGGCTTTTTCGCCCCACGGGCACTGACTCGGCGCGCAGATTGGCGCAAAAGCCGAAACTGACTTGAATTTTTCCGGATACTTCAGCGCCAGCGTCAATGCGCCGTGGCCGCCCATGCTGTGGCCGAAAATCCCGATGGCGTCCGCCTGAACCGGAAACTCATGGATAACCCTGCGATGCAGCTCGTCCGCGACATAGCTTTCCATTTGATAATGTTCCGCCCACGGCGCCTGCAGCGCATTGATATAAAAGCCTGCGCCCTGGCCAATGTCCCAGTTGTCGCCCTGAGCGGCATGGCTGCCGCGCGGCGAAGTATCCGGCGCAATTAAAATCAGCCCCAGCCGGGCCGCCAGGCGCTGCGCATGCGCCTTAATGGCGAAGGTTTCTTCAGTGCAGGTCAGCCCCGCCAAATAGAACAGCGCCGGGCAGGCGCGGCCGCTTAAAGCCTGCGCAGGAAGGAAAATGCTGAACCGGCTTTCAGACTTTAATGCTTCGGACTGCAGGCGGTAAATCCGCTGCTCGCCGTCAAAACATTTATTGCTTTGCACCAATTCCATATTTTTCCCCTCATCCCTGTTTTCAAAAGCTGATTTTAAATGCTAAGGCGCCTTCTGCGGCGCGGCGCCCGCCGGCGGGAACAGGCGCTGTTCCAGCTGCGGCAGCATCAGCGCCATATTCTTGCCGATAGACCACTGCGGTTCCGAAGGCTCAAAGCCTTGCGCGCTTTCCCATTGGGCAACGGTGTCTTTGCTTTGCGCAAAAGCCGACTGAATTGAGGTCTGCTCGCGCATGGCCTGATCAAAGAAGGCGCGCCCAAAATATGTGTAGTCGGTTTCGCTGGAGCAGCCAAATGACTGGCGGTCGGCCGCCGATGCGGTAATGATCAGGGTATTTTCATCCTGCAGCGCCGGAACAAAGCTGCCGGAATAGCAGGATGAAATCACAATCACCCGCCAGCGGATGCCGGCAGCGTCCAAGGTTTCGCGCAGCCATTTCGGATCGGCCTGCGCCAAATCCAAAGGCGCATTTTCCATTTCAAAGACATTCGGCAGGCCGTGCGAAGTCATGTACAGGAACAGCACATCACTGTCCTTATTCATTTGCTGGCCAATGCGGCGCAGGGCCAATTCCATGCTGGTTTTCGAGGCAATCGGAATTTCAGTGCGCGTCGCCGGGTTGTTCACCAGCGCAATCGAGCGCCCATAGGTGCCGAAGCGCGTATCAAACTGCTCTTTAATCCGCTCAATTTCCAGCTTAAAGACATCCTGATAGCTGGCTCCGGCCACCCCCAGAAAGTACCAGTGCGACTGGGCAAATTCGCCGTATTCAATCGAATCCAGCGATTTGTTCAGCAGCCGGCTTTGCGCATAGAAAGCGTCTTCGGCAAAGGTCGGCGGCATTTCCTCCACTTTCCAGATCGGCTGGTCTTTTACCGAAACCTGCCAAACCACCAAAGTGAATAAAGTCGCCAGCATAATCAGCGCGCGCTCCCACCACGGCCATTTCAGCTCGCGCGAGATGACCCACACCACGGCCAGGCTTTGCCAGACAAACAGGATAATGAATAAGGTGGGAATATAGTCATACAGCACATAAGGCAGGATATCCAGATCGCCCAAATACTGAATCAGGCACTGGAACAGCATAATATGCGTGTCCAGCACCAGCCACAGCAGGGCCGGCACCAGCATCAGGCGCGGGTTGTTGACCCGCTGCGACAGGAAAATGCCGACAATCAGCGCAATGAACGGCCAAAGCGCATAGCTGACCAGGCCCTGCGGGTTGAATTCGCCGGCCTGGCCGCTGCTGAGCCAGCTGAACAGGGTATTGGCGCAGCCGCCCAAAATGCCCCAGAACACCATCTGTACAATAGATGGGCGCACAATCTGCAGCGAACGCCTCGACCCCAAAAACAGCCACATTCCCGCAGTTTGGTTGCTTTTAAAATCATGCCAAAAATTGATGGAAGGTTTGAAGTCGATCATATGAATCTTATAGTAGCCGCTGCTCGCTTAATCGCATCAGCCAGTTTATGCCTGATGCGGGTTTTATCAATGCTGATGATCAACTATATCGCAAATCTTTAAATGTTTTTGAAATAATTGCGCATTAAAGCATAAGATCATGCTGAAAATAGGCGTCAAAGCGGCAGGCATCGCCCTGCCACTGATGCTGCGGCGCCTGCCCGGCTAAAAACACTGCCAGCCTCGGGCGCTTCACCACCACGCGCTTGGCAATAGCCTGCGCCAAGGCCAGCAGGTTATCGCCCAAATCCATTTCACCGTGTTCCGGCAGCAGCAGGTGCAGCAGCTGCATCTGCTTTTTCACCTGCGCCTGCTTTTTCACGGCCTGCTGATGCTGATCACGCTGCGGAAACATCGGGTCCAGATACACCACATCGGCTGCCTGATGCTGCGCAGCCCGCTGCCTTAAATAGTCCGCAGAATCTGAAAAAACCAGCTGGATGCGGGACGCCGCCGCGCTTAAAAACGGGTCCTGCATGGCCTGCCGGTGTGCATCTTCCAGCAGGGTGAACAGCACCGGATGGCGTTCCAGCAGCGTGACCTGGGCGCCTAAATGCGCCATCAGCAGGCTGTCATGGCCCAGGCCCGCCGTCGCGTCAATCAGCTGCGGTTTTTCCGCCAAATTGCAGGCGCGCGCAATCATTTCAGACTTGAGCGAAGCGCGCTTTAAGCGCCCCGCTTCCGCTTTCCAGTCCGGGCGCATTTTCATGCCGCCGGCGCACAGCCACAGGCCGTCCGCGTCCGCGCTTAAAGCCAGTTCCGGGTTCAGGCGGAAAAAGCGCGCATTCAGCTTTTCCACAGCTTCAAGCTGAACCTGCACCCCGCGCGAAGCCAGCGCCGCAGCGAACTGCCGCGCTTGCGGCTCAAATTCAGCTTCGCTATATAGGCGCATGCCGCTTACCATAATGTCCAGCCTGTAAATGCGAACAGCAAAATCACCAGGCCGGATGCGATGCGGTACCATGCGAAGGCCATGAAGTCGCGCTTCGCCACATAGGCCACCAGCGCGCGGATTAAAATCAGTGCAGAAACAAATGACACAATAATGCCGGTCGCCAGCACCGCCCAGTCTTCACTGCTTTTGAACACGTCGTAGCTCTGGTACAGGTCTAGCAGGCCCGCGCCAATAATCACCGGAATGCCGAGGAAAAATGAAAACTCCGTAGCAGCCTTGCGCGATACGCCAAGGAACATGGCGCCAATAATAGTCGCGCCGGAACGCGATGTGCCGGGAATTAACGACAGCACCTGAATCAGGCCAATCCAGACCGCTTCCTTATAGCTGATGTTTTCCACTTCCTGCGCATTGACCTTCGGCGGATGCTTTTCAATCCAGATGATGATCAGGCCGCCGACAATCAGGCCGATGGCAACAGCAATATCATTGAACAGCAGCTCTTTCACCGCCTGGCCAAAAGTCAGGCCAACCAGCACAATCGGAATCGACGCCATGATCAGGCTGAAGCCTAAGCGCCGGCCTTTTTCCTCGCCGGTAAACATGCCGGTGGCGGCGCCCCAAAGCCGCGACCAGTATTCATAAATGACCGCGGCAATCGCGCCCATCTGAATTGCGATGACAAAAACATCGCTTTTTTCCTTGGTCCAGAAGTTCATTAATTCGGACGCTAAAATCAGGTGCCCCGTGCTTGAAATGGGCAAGAACTCTGTAATGCCTTCAACGATGCCCATGATCGCCGCTTTCAGCAGCAGTAAAAGATCCATACAAATTCCTAATTACGGTTTGCCCTGTTCCGGGATTTTTTTCCATGCATTATCGCGCAGATAAACAGGCAAGGCGTACTCCGCTGCCACCCAGCTGCGCTGCTGCGCATGCGCGCGCGCAATGGCCGCGATATCCTGCGCTGTTGCGCTGACAGCTTTGTACTGTAGTTGTTCTGGCTTAACTAAATCTGAACCGGAGCCGATCAGGGTGAATTTCACCGCCTGCTCCGCTTCGCTGTAGCTTAATAATTGTTCTTCGTCTGCGGGCTGCATAATGCCCTGCTCATCCAGCTTGAAGCTGGCGATATACACTTCCTGCATGCGCGCATCCAGCACGGCGGTCACTTCAGTCAGGCCCGCTGTGCGGTAGGCGGCCTGCGCCAGCGCCTGCAGTGTTGAAACAGGGATCACCGGCAGGTCATTCGCCCAGGCCAGCGCCTGCGTCACCGCGGCGTTAATCCGGACGCCGCTGAATGAGCCCGGCCCGCGGCTGAATGCCACCGCAGTCAGGCCCGAAAGCTGAATATTGACTTCAGCCAGGCCCTGCTCAATCAAAGGGAGGATCGTTTGCGTTTGTGCCTTCGCGCGCGCATCGAGTTGGAAATAAAGCTCTTGATTTTCATCTGCAATACAGACGGAACACTGCTCATTGGCAGTTTCCAGTGCCAGCACTTTCATGCACAACCTTAATTAAATCAGTCTAAAAAACGACGGACATGATACTCCACTCGCCGGTGCTGCGCGAGAAGTTCCAACTTTGGATACAAAAAAGCCCGGAAGATTCCAGGCTGAGAAAATCATGATGCTGAATTAATCCAGCTGCGCAGGCTCCAGCTGCATGAACTTCGGAAAATGCGCGGCGTAATGCAGGGCGCTCTGCTGCAGTTTGGCCGCCGCGGCGTCATCCAGCGTTTTCACCACCTTGCCCGGCGAGCCCATGACCACGGAATTGTCCGGAATGACTTTGCCTTCAGGAATCAGCGCATTGGCGCCAATGATGCAGTTTTTGCCAATCACCGCATGATTCAGGACCACCGCATTGATGCCGATCAGGCTGTTGTCGCCGACTGTGCAGCCATGCAGCGTCGCCTGATGGCCGATGGTAACGTAATTGCCGATATGCATTTCAATCCCGGCATCGGTATGCAGCACGGCGTTTTCCTGCACATTGCTGAAATCGCCCAGCTTAATCCGGCTGTTGTCTGCGCGGATCACGGCGCCAAACCAGACGCTGGCCTGCCGCCCCAGTTCAACCTGCCCGATCACTGCGGCGCTGTCCGCTACCCAGCCATCCCAAGGCTGATGCGCGGCTTGCGGCGCATGCCCTTCAAATTTATACAGCATGATTCTTCCCTGAAAAATTGCCCGAAATTAATGATTCCGCCACGGTTTCAGCGCAGCGTGAATGCGGGCGAATTGACTAAAAACGGCCAGTCTTTTTGATAGTCCAGACCGTACTGAAACAGCGAAACCAGCATGCGCGCGGTCAGCCCCCAGACAATTTCATTTTCCACCCGCATGCTGGGGAAATACAGCGACTGATGCGCATAGCGCACCTCATAAGGAACCGGAGGCGCCTGCATCAGCTTTTCCAGCGAGGCAAAAAAAATCCGGTCAATTTCTGACGGCTGCGCAATCAACTCGACCTGCGGCGGTATCAGCCCGACAACCGGCTTGACCAGCATGCCGTTTCTGGCTTTCTGCATCGGCAAATCGCCCAAAAGCTGTACATCAAAGGGGTTCAGCGCGGTTTCTTCCTGCGCTTCACGCAGCGCCGCCACAATGTTGCTGGTGTCATTCGGGTCGCGCTTGCCGCCGGGAAAGGACACTTCGCCGGCATGGTTGGACAGGTAGGCTGAACGGCGCGTCAGCAGGATTTTAGGATCGGCTTCATCGGTCACCGCAATTAACACAGCGGCTTGCGCGTACTGTATGCGCGGGGAGAACCGCAGGCTTTGCTGCAGTTTTTGTGTTAATGAGCGATCATTCATCCGCGCTTCCTTTGCTGTTCCGCTGATTTCATCATAGCTCAATTTTTGCGCCCCTGCTCAGAAATGATGCCAAAGTTCTATTTTTAAGTTATGCTGGCGCTAAGCTAGATCATTGACCTTGAATATGAACTTCTGCACGAACTGCGGCGATAAAACAGCTGAAAAAATTCCTCTTGGCGACCACCAAGTCCGTCGTGTATGCACCCAGTGCGGTTTTATTCATTATGTGAATCCTAAAGTGATTTGCGGCGCTTTAGCGCTTTGGCAGGATAAGGTGCTGCTGTGCCGCCGCGCGATTGAGCCGCGCTACGGCCTGTGGACGCTGCCTGCAGGCTACATGGAGCTGTTTGAAACCATGGAGCAGGGCGCAGCCCGCGAAACCCGCGAAGAGGCGCAGGCCGAGGTCAGCATTCAGCAGCTGTACTGCATGTACAACATTCCGCGCATTGGCCAAATTTACGTGCTGTTTAAGGCCGATTTGCTTGAAGGCAAATTCGGCGCCGGCGAAGAAACCATTGAATCCCGGCTGTTCAGCGAAGATGAAATTCCCTGGGATGAGCTGGCCTTCCCCAGCGTAGAGCGCACGCTGAAGCATTATTTTGCAGACCGCAAAAGCGGCCAATTCAATATGCATTTAGAAACGCTGGGCACGCGCTTAGATCATACAGGCTGACAGCCGCACAGCCCAAAGCCCGCCATCCGCGCCCCGCTATAAAGCATAAAACTTGAAATAAGCGCCCTGATTTTTCGGGTTAGCCGCCGCGGCGCCTTGCGCGCATCAAAAAACAGCCCGGATAAAAAATGCCAGCCAATTACTTGGCTGGCATCAATCACCCGATCAGCCTGCGCTTATCTGGACTGAATTTCA is drawn from Acinetobacter sp. WCHAc010034 and contains these coding sequences:
- a CDS encoding undecaprenyl-diphosphate phosphatase — protein: MDLLLLLKAAIMGIVEGITEFLPISSTGHLILASELMNFWTKEKSDVFVIAIQMGAIAAVIYEYWSRLWGAATGMFTGEEKGRRLGFSLIMASIPIVLVGLTFGQAVKELLFNDIAVAIGLIVGGLIIIWIEKHPPKVNAQEVENISYKEAVWIGLIQVLSLIPGTSRSGATIIGAMFLGVSRKAATEFSFFLGIPVIIGAGLLDLYQSYDVFKSSEDWAVLATGIIVSFVSALILIRALVAYVAKRDFMAFAWYRIASGLVILLFAFTGWTLW
- the tsaB gene encoding tRNA (adenosine(37)-N6)-threonylcarbamoyltransferase complex dimerization subunit type 1 TsaB, coding for MKVLALETANEQCSVCIADENQELYFQLDARAKAQTQTILPLIEQGLAEVNIQLSGLTAVAFSRGPGSFSGVRINAAVTQALAWANDLPVIPVSTLQALAQAAYRTAGLTEVTAVLDARMQEVYIASFKLDEQGIMQPADEEQLLSYSEAEQAVKFTLIGSGSDLVKPEQLQYKAVSATAQDIAAIARAHAQQRSWVAAEYALPVYLRDNAWKKIPEQGKP
- a CDS encoding gamma carbonic anhydrase family protein; translation: MLYKFEGHAPQAAHQPWDGWVADSAAVIGQVELGRQASVWFGAVIRADNSRIKLGDFSNVQENAVLHTDAGIEMHIGNYVTIGHQATLHGCTVGDNSLIGINAVVLNHAVIGKNCIIGANALIPEGKVIPDNSVVMGSPGKVVKTLDDAAAAKLQQSALHYAAHFPKFMQLEPAQLD
- a CDS encoding CoA pyrophosphatase; the protein is MNDRSLTQKLQQSLRFSPRIQYAQAAVLIAVTDEADPKILLTRRSAYLSNHAGEVSFPGGKRDPNDTSNIVAALREAQEETALNPFDVQLLGDLPMQKARNGMLVKPVVGLIPPQVELIAQPSEIDRIFFASLEKLMQAPPVPYEVRYAHQSLYFPSMRVENEIVWGLTARMLVSLFQYGLDYQKDWPFLVNSPAFTLR
- a CDS encoding NUDIX hydrolase, whose amino-acid sequence is MNFCTNCGDKTAEKIPLGDHQVRRVCTQCGFIHYVNPKVICGALALWQDKVLLCRRAIEPRYGLWTLPAGYMELFETMEQGAARETREEAQAEVSIQQLYCMYNIPRIGQIYVLFKADLLEGKFGAGEETIESRLFSEDEIPWDELAFPSVERTLKHYFADRKSGQFNMHLETLGTRLDHTG